One window from the genome of Palaemon carinicauda isolate YSFRI2023 chromosome 24, ASM3689809v2, whole genome shotgun sequence encodes:
- the LOC137618017 gene encoding uncharacterized protein, translating to MMHYKQEERLREIVKIGKQQYGFVRRSWTVDAIFIVKQLQEKRLERNQNPYYAFVYLEKAYDRIPREIMFWCLRKKSPGEVVYFGIDDVKRKKDKGNNSCCGNRNFEVIVRLHQGSALNPI from the coding sequence ATGATGCATTACAAGCAAGAAgaaagattgagagagattgtaaagattgggaaacagcagtatggattcgtgAGGAGAAGttggactgtggatgccatctttatagtaaagcagttacaggaaaagagactagagagaaaccaGAATCCCTATTATGCGTTTGTATatctagagaaagcttatgatagaataccaagagaaattatgttttggtgcttgaggaagaagaGTCCGGGAGAAGTTGTTTATTTTGGTATAgatgatgtaaaaagaaaaaaggacAAGGGTAATAACAGCTGTTGCGGGAACAGAAACTTCGAAGTTATTGttagattacaccaggggtcagcattaaaccCGATTTGA